Proteins encoded in a region of the Tripterygium wilfordii isolate XIE 37 chromosome 21, ASM1340144v1, whole genome shotgun sequence genome:
- the LOC119988253 gene encoding eukaryotic translation initiation factor 2 subunit beta-like, which translates to MADKAQDLKDEVGELAPFDPTKKKKKKKVVVQDSADDSVDKLAEKTESLSVSDGVENTFAGMKKKKKPVQTNILHEEIGDAVEDLDEHAGQDEEAEAIDLRPRYPWEGSDRDYEYEELLGRVFNILRENNPELAGDRRRTVMRPPQVLREGTKKTVFVNFMDLCRTMHRQAEHVMAFLLAELGTSGSLDGQQRLVVKGRFAPKNFEGILRRYINEYVICIGCKSPDTILSKENRLFFLRCEKCGSGRSVAPIKAGFVARVGRRTAGT; encoded by the exons ATGGCTGACAAAGCTCAAGATTTGAAGGACGAGGTGGGAGAG CTTGCCCCCTTCGATCctaccaagaagaagaagaagaagaaggttgtGGTACAGGATTCTGCTGATGATTCTGTGGACAAACTAGCTGAGAAAACTGAATCATTATCTG TTTCTGATGGTGTTGAAAATACATTTGCTGgtatgaagaaaaagaagaaacca GTACAAACCAATATATTACATGAGGAAATTGGGGATGCTGTAGAAGATTTGGATG AGCATGCTGGCCAGGATGAAGAAGCCGAAGCAATTGATCTACGACCACGTTATCCTTGGGAAGGAAGTGATCGAGATTATGAATATGAGGAG CTTCTTGGGCGGGTGTTCAACATATTACGTGAAAATAATCCTGAACTCGCTGGAGATAGGCGTAGAACCGTGATGAGGCCTCCACAAGTTCTTCGTGAGGGCACAAAGAAAActgtttttgtgaatttcatgGATCTTTGCAGGAC GATGCATCGGCAGGCAGAACATGTCATGGCTTTCTTGCTGGCTGAGTTGGGAACTAGTGGATCTCTTGATGGACAGCAGAGGTTGGTTGTTAAGGGTAGATTTGcccccaaaaattttgaagggaTTTTGCGTCGATATATAA ATGAGTATGTCATTTGCATTGGGTGCAAAAGTCCCGACACAATACTCTCAAAGGAGAATCGTCTCTTCTTTCTCAGATGTGAGAAG TGTGGCTCTGGTCGATCGGTTGCACCAATCAAAGCTGGCTTTGTTGCTCGTGTTGGTCGCAGGACTGCCGGGACTTGA
- the LOC119988058 gene encoding peptidyl-prolyl cis-trans isomerase FKBP16-3, chloroplastic, which yields MACCSASSLLLLPLGSANCKNICASHQSSFGFKVQGLNVRCSLFDPKTPNMREDRNQLTLFKRRDAIGLVLGALSLLMEQVDAKGAGLPAEEKPRLCDEACEKEIENVPMVTTESGLQYKDIKVGRGPSPPIGFQVAANYVAMVPSGQIFDSSLEKGQFYLFRVGADQVIKGLDEGILSMKVGGKRRLYIPGPLAFPKGLTSAPGRPRVAPNSPVIFDVSLEYIPGLETEEE from the exons ATGGCTTGTTGTTCAGCTTCATCTCTGCTTTTGCTTCCACTCG GTTCTGCCAATTGCAAAAATATATGTGCCAGTCATCAATCCAGTTTTGGCTTCAAGGTTCAAGGTCTAAATGTGAGATGCTCACTTTTCGATCCTAAAActccaaacatgagagaagaTAGAAATCAGTTAACTTTATTCAAACGTAGAGATGCGATTGGGTTAGTTCTTGGGGCTTTGAGCTTGCTTATGGAGCAAGTTGACGCAAAAGGAGCTGGCTTGCCAGCGGAGGAGAAGCCAAGATTATGTGATGAGGCTTGTGAGAAAGAGATTGAAAAT GTACCTATGGTAACCACAGAGTCTGGTTTGCAGTATAAGGATATTAAAGTTGGTCGAGGCCCTAGTCCACCCATCGGCTTTCAG GTGGCTGCTAATTATGTTGCCATGGTACCTTCAGGACAAATATTTGACAG TTCATTGGAGAAAGGCCAGTTTTACCTTTTTCGAGTTGGTGCTGATCAG GTGATCAAGGGGCTTGATGAAGGGATCCTAAGCATGAAAGTGGGAGGAAAGCGAAGGCTCTATATTCCAGGACCA TTGGCATTTCCGAAAGGTCTGACTTCAGCTCCAGGAAGACCAAGGGTAGCTCCAAATAGTCCAGTCATTTTTGATGTGAGCTTAGAATACATACCAGGTCTTGAAACTGAGGAAGAGTAA
- the LOC119987855 gene encoding uncharacterized protein LOC119987855, whose translation MGGVASKRVKARLGNSPEFDSACDSAYTHCLSLTQCAFDGVFPYQLPNAATHLHHILSTAQFPLIHKWVPTPPTRSQIDMALRVITRRQQPRDREDPELLGQVQFKEWAVELFGEAVVGSAGKAILTRVPMGVAGITGIGAATRSGREVVGTAIAVYALVLKQVSGYSSFKGYKTFEGKNELLQGMKM comes from the exons atggGCGGAGTAGCGTCAAAGCGAGTCAAGGCCAGACTCGGAAACTCACCCGAGTTCGACTCCGCCTGCGACTCGGCGTACACTCACTGCCTCTCCCTAACTCAGTGCGCCTTCGATGGAGTCTTTCCCTACCAGCTCCCAAACGCTGCCACCCATCTCCACCATATCCTCTCCACCGCTCAATTCCCACTTATCCACAAGTGGGTCCCGACTCCACCAACTCGGTCCCAGATCGACATGGCCCTCCGAGTCATAACTCGTCGTCAGCAGCCCAGAGACAGAGAGGACCCGGAGCTCTTGGGGCAGGTCCAGTTCAAGGAGTGGGCTGTGGAGCTGTTTGGGGAAGCCGTGGTGGGCAGTGCAGGAAAAGCGATTTTGACGAGGGTACCGATGGGAGTTGCTGGGATTACCGGAATCGGAGCCGCTACTCGGTCCGGGCGGGAGGTCGTAGGCACCGCGATTGCGGTCTACGCCCTGG TGTTGAAACAAGTTTCTGGATATTCATCATTTAAGGGATACAAAACCTTTGAAGGAAAGAATGAACTTTTGCAG GGAATGAAGATGTGA